AAAATTTTTAGTGTTATAGCCCGAATAACTGAATAGCAAATACAAATCCAATGAACTTTAAAGCGCAAATCCTACAGGGAATACCAAATCAATTGCCTGAAAAAAAACCGTATTATACGCAGATTAGTCATGCCCCTGTAAGAAGGGATGTGTTAAGTAAGGATGAAAAGAAATTGAGTCTACGGAATGCTTTAAGGTATTTTCCGGAAGAATGGCATGAGGAGTTGGCTGCCGAGTTTTTGGAGGAGCTACAGACTTATGGGCGTATTTATATGTACCGCTTTAGGCCGGATTACGAAATGTATGCCCGTCCGGTGCAGGATTACCCATTCCGAAGTTTACATGCAGCTTGCATCATGCTGATGATTCAAAATAACCTTGATCCGGCAATTGCTCAACATCCGCACGAGCTGATTACTTATGGTGGAAATGGAGGTGTGTTTCAGAATTGGGCGCAGTATCTGCTCACCATGCAATACCTGGCTAAGATGACTGACGAGCAAACTTTGAACATGTACAGTGGGCATCCTCAGGGCTTGTTTCCTTCTTCTACAGCTGCTCCACGTGTGGTAGTTACCAATGGAATGATGATTCCCAATTATTCATCTCCGGATGATTTGGAGAAATATAGTGCGCTTGGTGTAACGCAATATGGACAAATGACGGCTGGTTCTTATATGTACATAGGACCACAAGGTATTGTGCATGGAACTACAATTACGCTAATGAATGCCTTCAGGAAGAAATTGAGCGCAGCTGAAAGTCCGGCAGGCCGGATTTTTCTGACCGCAGGTTTGGGAGGTATGAGTGGTGCGCAGCCTAAGGCAGGCAACATTACCGGTTGTATCACGGTGTGTGCAGAAATAAACCCTAAGGCTGCCCGTAAAAGGCACGAACAGGGATGGGTGGATGAGCTGATTGAGGATTTGGATGGATTGGTTGCGAGGATAAAAACTGCGCAAATTGCAAAAGAAACAGTATCTCTTGCCTACATTGGGAATATCGTTGATGTTTGGGAGCGTTTTGATGAGGCCGGTATTTTTGTTGAGATTGGATCAGATCAGACTTCATTACATAATCCATGGTCTGGGGGGTATTATCCGGTAGGCTTGAGCTATGAGGAATCGAATGTGATGATGGCTGCCGAACCCGAACGTTTTAAAGAAGAGGTTAAGGCTTCATTGATCAGACATGCAGCTTCCGTAAACAAACATACTTCGAAAGGAACTTATTTTTTTGATTATGGAAATGCTTTCTTACTGGAATGCAGCAGGGCAGGAGCTGATGTAATGGCTGCCAATGGCATAGATTTTAAATACCCCTCTTATGTGGAGGATATTTTAGGTCCGATGTGCTTTGACTATGGTTTTGGCCCTTTTAGATGGGTTTGTACCTCCGGCAATCCGGAGGATTTAAAAATCACGGATCAGCTGGCTTGTGAAGTGATGCAGGAGATTAAAGCCGGAGCTCCGGAAGAAATACAACAACAACTGCAAGACAATATCATTTGGATAAAAGAAGCTGCAGCTAATAAGCTCGTTGTAGGCTCGCAGGCGAGGATTTTATATGCAGATGCTGAGGGGAGATCAAAAATCGCCCTGCGCTTTAATGAAGCCGTAAATTCTGGCCGTTTAACGGCTCCTGTGGTATTGGGTAGGGATCATCACGATGTGAGTGGGACAGATTCTCCTTTCAGGGAAACCAGTAATATCTATGACGGCAGTCGTTTTACTGCTGATATGGCTATTCATAATGTGATTGGTGATAGTTTTAGAGGGGCAACCTGGGTATCTATCCATAATGGAGGTGGTGTAGGCTGGGGAGAGGTGATTAATGGTGGTTTTGGAATGGTGCTCGACGGAACTGAGGTTGCTGCCGGGAAGTTGAAAAGCATGTTGTTTTTTGACGTAAATAACGGAATTGCAAGAAGAAGTTGGGCCAGGAATAAAGAAGCTCGCTTTGCCATAGCGAGAGAAATGGAAAGAACACCAACATTGAATATTACCATGCCGCATTTGGTTAATGACAGCTTGTTAGACGGGCTGTTGTAAAATGACTAATGACGGTTTCGGCTATTTACAAAAAGCAGGATGTAATAAAGTAAGGTTGCAATGGAGCTAATTGCTGCAACAACGTAGGTACGTGCAGCCCATTTTAGTGCATCTGCAGCTTTATCATGTTCGGCAGGGGTGGTGATATTGCTTTTTTCAAGCCACCTTAATGCCCG
This is a stretch of genomic DNA from Candidatus Pedobacter colombiensis. It encodes these proteins:
- a CDS encoding urocanate hydratase; protein product: MNFKAQILQGIPNQLPEKKPYYTQISHAPVRRDVLSKDEKKLSLRNALRYFPEEWHEELAAEFLEELQTYGRIYMYRFRPDYEMYARPVQDYPFRSLHAACIMLMIQNNLDPAIAQHPHELITYGGNGGVFQNWAQYLLTMQYLAKMTDEQTLNMYSGHPQGLFPSSTAAPRVVVTNGMMIPNYSSPDDLEKYSALGVTQYGQMTAGSYMYIGPQGIVHGTTITLMNAFRKKLSAAESPAGRIFLTAGLGGMSGAQPKAGNITGCITVCAEINPKAARKRHEQGWVDELIEDLDGLVARIKTAQIAKETVSLAYIGNIVDVWERFDEAGIFVEIGSDQTSLHNPWSGGYYPVGLSYEESNVMMAAEPERFKEEVKASLIRHAASVNKHTSKGTYFFDYGNAFLLECSRAGADVMAANGIDFKYPSYVEDILGPMCFDYGFGPFRWVCTSGNPEDLKITDQLACEVMQEIKAGAPEEIQQQLQDNIIWIKEAAANKLVVGSQARILYADAEGRSKIALRFNEAVNSGRLTAPVVLGRDHHDVSGTDSPFRETSNIYDGSRFTADMAIHNVIGDSFRGATWVSIHNGGGVGWGEVINGGFGMVLDGTEVAAGKLKSMLFFDVNNGIARRSWARNKEARFAIAREMERTPTLNITMPHLVNDSLLDGLL